cattaaaaataaaaatgattaatctTATTTGAGTTAATAAAAAAGCAAACTAatcaattaaaacataaatagctGGGGCATAAAAGCCTCACTATTAACATATATAGTTACtctcacgaacacgctcccagctacCGTGACTTTgtatgtttgctgtatgaggttacacacaattccagcccgcagtttctctctacctatcacacaggttatagacctactgaatcgctcCCATACCGCACTCACACCCCCCCACAcgtcaggtttgccaccacctattgaatacaggcaaaaaGACCCCACTATATTGTCCcatactggcacacaaggcttctggctacccacaggctagcaaagcCCAGACCAGCAAGCAAAAACTGCATCCCaagccaggatatatctcaccacATGGACTTtcgaagatagcagtgtcacttgTATCAACTTtaaacactgggatgtgcaaagcagtggaggatccaggggggggggcgatcggggcattcgcccccccctagcagcaaaaagctaggtcccagcctccgatcaaaacgggaggggcggggctaagcgcgagcggggggcggggctaaatgtgggccagccagagtggtcccagccggcaatcccaacgggagggggcggggacaatcgtgggcggaaggcggggtttaacacgggccagccaatcagagcaaaggaggggcgtgattatgcaaaatcgcccccccttaacataaagtctagatccgcccctggtgcagagtcaccaaatacacacacaacagactttctgacttcacattttacactttagtagctcaatttctcaatgtattcatttgatctaccatatttacactgcagttatgatttaggccgtattccccacaattatgttatgggttaacccttataactgtaagttctctatgttcatgacagttACACCTAATATAAATCCACACATAAATCCATCAATAGCTGATACACCTAATAGTTTAAATAGAAACTGATAGTTCCatctagggcaggggtaggcaacctgcggctctccaggtgtttgggaaactacaagtcccagcatgccttgccacctatctgctggttatctactggcaaagcatgcagggacttgtagtttcacaacacctggagagccgcaggttgcctacccctgatctaggGCATATGTAGAACAATACCAGATATAGCACAGTCTATAATGAAGtaggtcaggcctgtccaacctgcggccctccaggtgttgtgaaactacaaaccccagcatgctttgccagtagacaacctgttgatagctggaagggcatgctgggacttgtagtttcacaacatctggagggccgcaggttggacaggcctgaagtAGGTGATCCAGTCTATGGATCTGACCATTATGTCACAGCTTCAAACCTGTGTCATTACATTAAATTGGAACTGAAACTCCTATCCAGGGCTTATGTATAGAAACAGCATATATTGCGCAGTCTGGAATGAAGCAATAAAACTTAGGTCTCAGCCTCAAATCTACATCAAAGGTCTGAATATATCTCACCACTTGCAGTTCATTCAGATGGAGATCATTTTCAACGGTCAAGTTATAGAGTTGTCCATGTTCTACATAATACCCTGTCTCCAGATGTAAATTCTTGTGTCGTTTAGGCGATTTAAAGTTCGGAGAAACTTTAGCTGTACTGTAATACTTTGATGCAAACTTCCGCTTAACGCGTTTCTCTTCTATATTCACAATGTGGGGTCTTCCTTTCATATTGTGTACAACTTTATAACCCCCTGCTGCCTCAGTCTGAGCAAAAGCTTCTACCTCAAATGTGTGGACATCAGATATCAGTTACATATTGGGTTTGTTATGGGCAGGATAAAGCTGGTACTACTGCCTGAAGACACTATGCCAAGACAAACTCTTGAGATATACGATATCAATTTTGACAAAATTGATTTCTATACAGATAGCAGGATAGTTTCAGGCTACGTATACAATGAGACCAGATTGTTCTATTTCTAGAATAACAACAATGTAAGAATTTGTAAGTCAACATAGTGCCATTATGTACCTACTGATTATACCTCAGTAGACTGTGCTAAAAGGACAGTTTATGGAAATTATATAAGAGCTACAAACTGGCTCATGGGAGCCGTAATTCTATCCAAAGAGTATTAATATTCTCTAATTGAAGCATTGGAGCAGGTGGATGCAGGAACAGATCCCTTCAAATTGCTATCACAATTACAGAAAACAGCTTGGGTCTCACTgattcatagtaacatagttgatgaggttgaaaaaagacaccagtccatcaagtttaaccttttttggatctcctgcgatcctgcacttatatttgaaattaatccagagtaggcaaccgccaatctgtttcaattgtgaaaatccccccagactcaatattgcagtcctatttttaccctataaaaaaaaaataagttctaCATGGAAATCATTAACTTGAGATATTTCCTGTTTCATTCATAAAACTAAGTCTGTCATTACCTTCTTATAGAAAGTCTCAGACATTATCAATGACGGTTCATTGATCCCAGTGCAGAATGAGCCAGcgtctcttttttttaacctatcCTTCAACTTTCTTACACAAAGTGCTGGTGCAATCTATTAGACCACTGAGGTCGGCACTGACATTATTGGTATGATTTTCCCAAAACCCCATAGAAATGTTTACATATCTTGGCTGTACCAAATTTCTGTAAAAGAAGCGATTATTGTTAAACAAACagacttttaaaacatttttttattgaatttatgaaatttttaatttgttaagaTCTTCTGACAGATTATCTAAAGTTATACTTCCTATTGCTGTACAGCCCAAGTTGGTATCTGTAGAAACAAATATCAAGTGTACCGATGCAAATTGAAATTTCAAATCAAATTCTCAAAAATCTTAATAACGTGTTGTATTTTTATGTGATTGTAATTAGATTACATGTTCCTGTGAAATCATCAACTGTCACTGTAGTGAGATAATTTCCCATCTAACAAGACCATATTTGAGATATTTGGTCTACCTATTGGATTGGTAAGTCTTTTTGTAAATtttgataaaagaaaaaaagatacaaGACTGACCTAGATTACTCTGAAGTAAAAATTTAAATTCCTCTTTGGTAACAAATATTTGATTGCATTTTACAAAAGTACTTTACTTTATAATCCTAAATATAAAACTTTTTTGCAATTAATCTAAATGGCAATATTACCCATAATCCTCAGATTCTCCATAGCAATCATTTCACTTCAAAACAACCATAACTGCATTTTTTacaagtatataataataataaagtttgtgAGATGCATGTTTTACAGATAACGTTTTCATTTTCTGTAATATTCAATTATGTTTTCCTTTGTAGTCCTATTGGAACATTAATCAGCTGTCAAATAGTTATCTTTAGTCTTAGATAATACATCAGTAAATTCtcttaaaataataatgtcaGATCTTTACAGCTTTCCTTTGACATATAAATCTATTTTTAGAATTACAGGTCCCAGTGTAATAACCATGTTTATTCATCAATGCACAGTTTCCTGAGTTCACCTCCAGCTGGAACCTGGGTagaaaaaaacaagacaaaataacATATCGCATAAAAGGGGTTCACGGTATTGacaaaaaaacagtaaatataaaatgatatacaGGTTTTACTGACAAACACGTGTGTTCAGGTCCATGATGGGTCTTAGAAGTCAATATTATAACAAGATTGTGTGTAACATCAGAGCCACTTACAGACTGGTGTCATAGTGCCGGCTGTTCACCCATCTCCATCCATCTCCCGCACGGTACAGTCCGATCCAAAACATGTCATCTGTCTGTTGTGTGAGAATTTGGTGTTTAAATACCTGGAGCAAAGGAACAGCATCAATCATAACAATTAATTAATGTACTTGAAGAATTTAATAGGATATTGGCTCTAAGCTGGTATCACTGTCAATAAAGTAGACAACAGACAATACCTGTGGTTCCTGGTCCTCTATGACCAGTAGATGGGCTCCCATCATCTCACAGTGGTCCTGGCTCTGATTCCATGTCCTTTGTGCAGCATCTGAATAGTAATAACAGTTGTCTCCATACAGCAGCCAGTTACTAGGACACAGTATACACCCTGTAAGACACGGTTTAAAAATGTTTGTTCTGgttaatattgaaatatatatagtatacaggTAACGCTTTAcctgtatactatatatatttcaatattagtTTTGGTCTGTAAATAACCCTCCAAGCACTAATATACTCGAGTATCAGCATGTCTGTCTAAGCTGCATTAAATTATCACACAGCATTAATGGAACTTGGTATAGGGATTATTGATCACTGCATAGACATTACATCTATATAGGCCCTCATCGTGCACCCTTCCTTTCAAACTGTTTGTGGGACCTTTACAATGCTTTTAGGAgaaaaagaatgagaaataagcaaATTATTTTGTCTATTGAATATCTATATAACTTGAATGGAGCAAAGCAGGTTATTAGTGTAAAAAAAACCTCCCAAAACATTGATTACAATTGACTACAGGGTGTAGCTTTCAGAGAACATGTTAGTGATGACTGGATAGACCAAGTTAGAGGAGTTTATATACGGATTATAGAGTACATTCAGAAGGTCATTTGCAAAAAGCAATGGGCAAATGCAGATTTGCACCCGCGGCGTGCCTTGCTTTGCCGAATGCACTAAGATTTCCGCTTGAGCTCATTAGGTTTGCAGAGGAAGATGGCCGCATTTGGGGAAGAGTAGAAGTTGCAGAGAAAAGAGACAGAGGGGACGGGTTGGGGGTAGAATGATGGCCTTCTTACTTCAGAATGGAAATTCTCCATTAGAAAATTCTCCAGCTAAGAGCTAGCGGAGAAAAAAGTCTCAAACTACTAATGGCCTCCACTTTGGGGGGTTGTGCATCTCCAGCTGCACTCCAAATAAGTACTAACACTTTACACTCAACATCGCCAATTgcaatacatacattttaaatatgcaaCAGGTCTCCCTCCCAGAATCCTCAGCCAGTGCTAGACAGCCTTGGCTTTTTCCAATATAACATGGTGATCATGAGCTGTGGGTCTccccattataaaaaaaaatatcccagggAAGGTTTATTCATCAGTTGTTTGATCCAACAGTAAATCATCAACTTTTGTATGTACCGCTGTCCCATTTTGCTGCTTAAATGACAGACATGCTGTAAAGTGCTCACTCTTTGTAAGTGTGATCCTATGAGCGGATATGTACTCCGATGCAGCGGATGAGACAAGTGGCTTAATGGGAACTGCTCGTCCCCTCACGGTGATTAAAAAAGCCGAAAGAccttgtttcaccctcccttgaCAATTCCCGTTGAAAGGGGGAAATAAATGCTCAGCTGCAGAATCCTGTAGTGGATGATCAGGTGCTACAAATACCGCTCTCGCATCTTGGTCCTCTGATAGCGAATGTGTTGTAGAAATTCTTGATGAACAGAGAAATGGAAAGATAAAATCAATATCCAAATCTCCAACGTAGTTGCTCTAGACCTACTGGGGAGTGAGGAGAGCTGGCCACTCGCCTCCTCTATATTCATTTTAATCGAATTACCACACACAGTCTCCATTATTGAAGGAAGTATGGATGCTAGATCTATGTAGCTGTGAGTTACGTATTCTCAATAACACTACACGATCCTATTGGTTCACGTACCTTCTTGCTCTCTGAGTTTTCTCTGAACAGCTTACACTTACTGAATGGTCTGATAGATATAAGACATAGGTTAcacataaagggctcactgtgtatgttcccataaaccTCACATCACACCTTACAAATTCTAAACATtcgcatgcaaataaacacacggagacttggataagttattaaaatattgcgagaacttttattatgagttttacttttaactaaacctatggtggcggagaaagggcactgccaaacagctctcaagctggtaacactataacacaaatggactggcgcaaaccgccgtacatccACAACCACAGGGGAACAAATCCCGTCATcactagcgctgagttggcgtcagagtgactgcccctttaaaactcacgctgccctccctcaccgagccggacagggaccctacTCACTgaaggaccaaaaaaggagttactggtgccaccTAGGgaacagtgacctacgaccaactatctgtgcgcccacaaatcagccactgaatgcagtgccttcctaccgcaacattaacCCAGAAAATGCAAACAACGAGGAGTGGGTGgatgggatctcgtgctgtggaatgaggcagccCAGGAAGTGCAGCCTACTATATCAAACAAGGTCCCTCCCCCAGAATCTcccattggtcgggcccaacccAATGTTAACCCCGTCAGGTTAGTGTTcagcttattacaaaccctgtcaccctttaagtgcgttcgtcccatgaagcctcacttgtcatgaGTTATCTCTCAGATTATAATACACTTACCTTCTTGTGTCTCGCTGGGGCTCACACAGAGCTGCTTCTTTATCTCTGTGCTATAGTTCACATAATTTATATCCTGATACACTGAAAGACAGATGGGCTATTTAATAACTTTGCATTTAGTTGTAAAagttgcactagacagataacaGCTAATTGCTATGCACATGGTCTTAACGTAATAGTAGTGTGGACTTTACACCATGTGTGTCTTCAGGAATATCCGCAAGAATGAAAAGTAAGGCAATGATTAatttcattctcccctctctcaagCAGTTTAAAGGCAAACTGTGTATTACATTTGGACCTTTGCTCAAGCACTGCACCTGAGAacagttaacatttattttacttttttcaatAGCAAGCATTGTTTGCACATACCATATAGGAGATGTTCACACTATAGTTTactaattatatttataacaaataGAGTTTTTATGTCTCACAAGAAGCACTTTAACTGTAACTTCATACAGCATGATAGGAATACAGGTAATCCCAGTATATCATTAAAGTTATCACTGAGGTGATGGAACCAGGAGTAGTAACCATGTGGCTGATGTACGTTGATTGAGGTCCTCTGTACTATGCTGTATGAAGTAAGATGGACCAAGAACCATGGAGATTTTATGGGGTTACATAACCCTTGATTCTCTGGTGTACAAAGCAAGCGAGGTCTACTGAAGATGGGGAGAGGTGGGAGTTAATGTTGCGAGCAGTGTGGACTGCAGTCTTTGGTTGTGGACAGTGGTGAATGGAGGCCTGCAGTTAGAATAGGATAGGAGGGTCTGCAACACTGTAAAATGCATTGGAGGGGTGATCAGTAGGGAACAACCAGCACATATGATGGGACTCATTAGCATGCAGAGGTGTTATTGTAATTTGTTAGATTAGGTTCATGGTGGATAAAAAGATATAATGGGCGTAAGGCCTACACAAGGACTCTGCAGGAGCAATACCTTATTTTGCAGATGGAATGTTTCTGTGTTAGAGGATAGTTTAAGAATGCCAGAAATTTCCTATTTCAATCAATATGGGATTCACAGGAGATTCAATGCACAATACGTGTGGTAACACTTCCATTAAGAGTTGAGGCGgatgttttcattttatattttcagGTAGGCCTATCACTCTTACATTATTATATCTGGTttgattttcaaatattttattttgttaagtgTTTGGAGAGATTGTTCTTGATGTTGGATTGTGTATTGTTGTGCTTAGATCATAATAAAACATGCATATAATTTTTGCTGTGAATTGTTTCTTTCACAGTTGCACATTTTCCAACCACTAAATGAGAAATGTGTGATATTTCTTGGGCTTCTTTTAAGGCTTCGGGCCAATGTAGATGAATGGTATTTGACGATGCAGATATGGTATCTGCATTAGGTTGAGCAGGTAATGGTGGAGGATTAAATGCAGTTGATGTAGTAGGTTTATCTTTCACTTTGGTGATTGTCCACTGTGTTTCGCTGACCACAGTTGCTTAGCCGtgtatttttccattttataaaATAGTTTAACTATAGTGATGAAAAATCTTTGCTTTATCAGCCTGAGTCATTGAGGGTTTGAGTGATGAGATCACAGAGAGAGGTAGATTTAATGCATCAAAAATATAATCAGGAATTATTGCATGATTATTCATTAAAAGTGAAGACAAATTATGTCCACATTAAACTATTCAGTCCAGAAGATCAGTCTGACTGTATGCAGATTTTGCAATTGTAGTTAGTGAAGAAATATATGTGGAAAATGTATGCTGTGATTTAATTTCACAATTAAAATGATTGAATGTCCTCTGTCTGGGAGATGTGCTGAGGGGTCACCTGTTATTTTCTAGGATTGTACCAGTTCACTTGTGTAGATGACACGCCTGAAGGTTGCTATTACTTTTAGAAGGCGTTTTGACATTTGGCATAATTCATTTGTTTATGCTTTATTAATTGAGGGATTGACTTATTGGCTTGTACTACAGAACGTGAGAATGTAACTTCCTTAAAGAT
The nucleotide sequence above comes from Mixophyes fleayi isolate aMixFle1 chromosome 6, aMixFle1.hap1, whole genome shotgun sequence. Encoded proteins:
- the LOC142160196 gene encoding killer cell lectin-like receptor subfamily B member 1B allele B isoform X1; protein product: MDSPDKTLQTKLWIPSWKFIIITVLIGANIIILRIIMYQDINYVNYSTEIKKQLCVSPSETQEGCILCPSNWLLYGDNCYYYSDAAQRTWNQSQDHCEMMGAHLLVIEDQEPQVFKHQILTQQTDDMFWIGLYRAGDGWRWVNSRHYDTSLFQLEVNSGNCALMNKHGYYTGTCNSKNRFICQRKAVKI
- the LOC142160196 gene encoding killer cell lectin-like receptor subfamily B member 1B allele B isoform X2 translates to MDSPDKTLQTKLWIPSWKFIIITVLIGANIIILRIIMYQDINYVNYSTEIKKQLCVSPSETQEGCILCPSNWLLYGDNCYYYSDAAQRTWNQSQDHCEMMGAHLLVIEDQEPQTDDMFWIGLYRAGDGWRWVNSRHYDTSLFQLEVNSGNCALMNKHGYYTGTCNSKNRFICQRKAVKI
- the LOC142160196 gene encoding killer cell lectin-like receptor subfamily B member 1B allele B isoform X3 — its product is MDSPDKTLQTKLWIPSWKFIIITVLIGANIIILRIIMYQDINYVNYSTEIKKQLCVSPSETQEDAAQRTWNQSQDHCEMMGAHLLVIEDQEPQVFKHQILTQQTDDMFWIGLYRAGDGWRWVNSRHYDTSLFQLEVNSGNCALMNKHGYYTGTCNSKNRFICQRKAVKI